CCCCCAACCAAAAATGGTTGAGAGTCTTGAGTGCGTATAATGAAAAATTAACGCTTTGAGAATTGTGGTGCACGACGAGCGCCTTTAAGTCCGTACTTCTTACGCTCTTTCATACGTGCGTCACGAGTAAGGAATCCAGCACGCTTAAGTGTAGAACGCAATTCTGGATCTACTTCTAGAAGTGCACGAGCAACACCGTGACGGATTGCACCAGCTTGTCCAGTGTATCCACCGCCATCAACGTTAACAAGTACATCGTACTTTCCTTCAGTTTCCGTTTCAACTAACGGTTGTTTTGCGATAACTTTTAAAGTTTCAAGTCCGAAAAATTCTTCTAGGTCACGACCGTTTACGATAAAGCGTCCATCACCAGGTACTAGACGTACACGAGCAACAGAAGACTTACGACGACCAGTTCCGTAATATTGTACTTGAGCCAAGTTAAACCCTCCTTATTATTTATCCGCGTAGTTCGTATTGTTCAGGATTTTGTGCTTGATGTGGATGTTCGTTTCCAGCATACACATGAAGCTTCTTAATCATCTTACGACCAAGGCTGTTCTTTGGAAGCATTCCTTTAACAGCTAGTTCTAGCATTTTTTCAGGACGCGTGTCACGCATTTCCTGTGCAGTTCTCGTTCTAAGTCCACCTGGGTGTCCAGTGTGACGGTGGTATAGCTTGTCAGACATTTTCTTCCCAGTCAATTCGATCTTGCTAGCGTTCAAAATAATTACGTTATCACCAGTGTCAACATGTGGTGTGAATGTTGGCTTGTGTTTACCGCGTAGGATAGATGCTACTTCAGTTGAAAGACGACCAAGTGTTTTACCTGCAGCGTCTACCACATACCATTTACGTTCTACTTCTTTAGGCTTTGCCATATAAGTACGCAATTTATTTCCCTCCTGTTTCATTCTTTTACAAATCAATCTATTTTGATTTACGATTCGTGTTTTCAGTTCGACGATTCCTTCAATCCGGGGCTTGTGGATTTCAGAAATACCAAAGAATATCTTATAATAAATAGACAACGATGTCAAGTGTGTCCATTTCAATTTCTTTGAGTTTATTCTTCTTTTTCATAACTAACTTCCCATAGATATAATCCGTGTCCAGGTGCAGTTTTTCCAGTGACATCTCTGTCTTTAGCCAGAAGCATGTCTGGTATGTCTTCAGGACTTCGTCGTCCATTACCAATCTCAAGTAAAGTACCAACAATAATCCTTACCATATTGTAAAGAAAGCCGGTCCCTTTAATGGAAAAAATCAGCTCTTCTCCCGATTCTGATATATCCAACTTGTAAATCGTTCTCGTCTTATCTACTACTTCCGTTCTTGCTGAACAAAAAGAAGTGAAATCATGTTCTCCGATTAAATAGTTTGCCGCTCGTCTCATCTGATCGATATCGAGTGCAAAAGGGTAATGAAAGGTGAAATTTCTTCTGAACACATCCTCTTCATCAGCTCTCAACACTCTATATTGATATTCTTTGGCAGAAACATCATAGCGAGCATGGAAACTAGAAGCGACTTCATCGATAGAGAGCAGGCGAATATCATCTGGTAATAAGGTATTCAAAGCTCGTTTCCAGCCATCGGGTGCAATTGAAAGAGGGGTATCAAAATGAAAGACCTGTCCTACCGCATGAACGCCAGTATCCGTCCTTCCAGAAGCAATTACTTTTACAAATTCACCCTTATGCATGCGCTGCAGTACCTTTTCCAAATTTCCTTGAACAGTACGTTGATCCGGTTGAACTTGATACCCAGAAAAGTTCGTACCATCGTAA
This window of the Pseudalkalibacillus berkeleyi genome carries:
- the rpsI gene encoding 30S ribosomal protein S9, which encodes MAQVQYYGTGRRKSSVARVRLVPGDGRFIVNGRDLEEFFGLETLKVIAKQPLVETETEGKYDVLVNVDGGGYTGQAGAIRHGVARALLEVDPELRSTLKRAGFLTRDARMKERKKYGLKGARRAPQFSKR
- the rplM gene encoding 50S ribosomal protein L13 yields the protein MKQEGNKLRTYMAKPKEVERKWYVVDAAGKTLGRLSTEVASILRGKHKPTFTPHVDTGDNVIILNASKIELTGKKMSDKLYHRHTGHPGGLRTRTAQEMRDTRPEKMLELAVKGMLPKNSLGRKMIKKLHVYAGNEHPHQAQNPEQYELRG
- the truA gene encoding tRNA pseudouridine(38-40) synthase TruA; protein product: MKRMSGIISYDGTNFSGYQVQPDQRTVQGNLEKVLQRMHKGEFVKVIASGRTDTGVHAVGQVFHFDTPLSIAPDGWKRALNTLLPDDIRLLSIDEVASSFHARYDVSAKEYQYRVLRADEEDVFRRNFTFHYPFALDIDQMRRAANYLIGEHDFTSFCSARTEVVDKTRTIYKLDISESGEELIFSIKGTGFLYNMVRIIVGTLLEIGNGRRSPEDIPDMLLAKDRDVTGKTAPGHGLYLWEVSYEKEE